Proteins encoded together in one Benincasa hispida cultivar B227 chromosome 1, ASM972705v1, whole genome shotgun sequence window:
- the LOC120090990 gene encoding universal stress protein PHOS34-like isoform X2 has product MAEQVMVIGVDESEHSFYALNWTLQHFFGPNATPYKLVIVNAKPPPSSFLGVAGPAALDVLPMLDADLKKIADRTVQKAKDICIEHKVQDVQTEVLEGDARTVMCDSVEKFHASILVVGSHNYGVVKRMGLGSVSDFCAHHAHCSVMIVKRPPKPMSIS; this is encoded by the exons ATGGCGGAGCAGGTAATGGTGATTGGCGTCGATGAAAGTGAGCACAGCTTCTATGCCTTGAATTGGACGCTCCAACATTTCTTTGGCCCTAACGCTACTCCTTACAAGCTTGTTATTGTCAACGCTAAACCACCTCCCTCTAGCTTTCTTGGAGTCGCCGGCCCAG CAGCCCTGGATGTGTTGCCCATGCTCGATGcagatttgaagaaaatagcTGATAGAACTGTCCAAAAAGCGAAGGATATATGCATCGAACACAAG GTTCAAGACGTGCAGACTGAAGTTTTGGAGGGTGATGCCAGAACTGTAATGTGCGATTCAGTAGAAAAATTCCATGCATCCATTTTGGTTGTTGGAAGTCATAATTATGGAGTAGTAAAAAG GATGGGACTGGGCAGTGTAAGTGACTTCTGTGCTCACCATGCCCATTGCTCTGTCATGATTGTGAAGAGGCCACCCAAGCCCATGAGCATCAGCTGA
- the LOC120090990 gene encoding universal stress protein PHOS34-like isoform X1, with protein MAEQVMVIGVDESEHSFYALNWTLQHFFGPNATPYKLVIVNAKPPPSSFLGVAGPALDVLPMLDADLKKIADRTVQKAKDICIEHKVQDVQTEVLEGDARTVMCDSVEKFHASILVVGSHNYGVVKRMGLGSVSDFCAHHAHCSVMIVKRPPKPMSIS; from the exons ATGGCGGAGCAGGTAATGGTGATTGGCGTCGATGAAAGTGAGCACAGCTTCTATGCCTTGAATTGGACGCTCCAACATTTCTTTGGCCCTAACGCTACTCCTTACAAGCTTGTTATTGTCAACGCTAAACCACCTCCCTCTAGCTTTCTTGGAGTCGCCGGCCCAG CCCTGGATGTGTTGCCCATGCTCGATGcagatttgaagaaaatagcTGATAGAACTGTCCAAAAAGCGAAGGATATATGCATCGAACACAAG GTTCAAGACGTGCAGACTGAAGTTTTGGAGGGTGATGCCAGAACTGTAATGTGCGATTCAGTAGAAAAATTCCATGCATCCATTTTGGTTGTTGGAAGTCATAATTATGGAGTAGTAAAAAG GATGGGACTGGGCAGTGTAAGTGACTTCTGTGCTCACCATGCCCATTGCTCTGTCATGATTGTGAAGAGGCCACCCAAGCCCATGAGCATCAGCTGA
- the LOC120070356 gene encoding translationally-controlled tumor protein homolog, with protein MLVYTDLLSGDELLSDSFPYKEIENGMIWEVDGKWVVQGAIDVDIGANPSAEGAGDDEGVDDQAVKVVDIVDTFRLQEQPPMDKKTLITYIKKYIKAVTPKLEGEKQEAFKKNIEGATKYLLSKLKDLQFFVGESMADDSSIVFAYYKEGATDPTFLYLAPGLKEVKC; from the exons ATGTTGGTTTACACCGACCTTTTATCTG GTGATGAGCTTCTCTCGGATTCGTTTCCATACAAGGAAATCGAGAATGGAATGATTTGGGAAGTCGATGGAAAG TGGGTCGTTCAAGGAGCAATTGATGTGGATATTGGTGCTAATCCTTCTGCTGAAGGTGCTGGTGACGACGAAGGTGTTGATGATCAGGCTGTGAAGGTGGTCGACATTGTTGACACCTTCCGTCTTCAG GAGCAACCTCCCATGGACAAGAAGACGTTGATTACATACATTAAGAAGTATATCAAAGCGGTGACACCTAAGCTGGAAGGGGAGAAACAAGAGGCATTTAAGAAGAACATTGAGGGAGCAACTAAGTATCTGCTTTCAAAGCTCAAGGACTTGCAATT CTTCGTTGGGGAGAGTATGGCTGACGATAGCTCTATCGTATTTGCATACTACAAGGAAGGAGCCACTGACCCGACATTTTTATACCTTGCCCCAGGTTTGAAGGAAGTCAAGTGCTGA
- the LOC120086972 gene encoding uncharacterized protein LOC120086972 translates to MIEERQGGAPHAILLAVVVAIVIVVPFLLGDQGEALTEAISDLLSPLGLLLLPILLLLTIQFLSSDRGSFVSAIFSSGEPDSIHRVTGSPVGVALFLVLILFLLYNRISIFGGDDDSGD, encoded by the coding sequence ATGATTGAAGAACGGCAAGGCGGAGCTCCCCACGCCATTCTACTGGCGGTGGTCGTCGCTATCGTCATCGTCGTCCCTTTCCTCCTCGGCGACCAAGGCGAGGCCCTCACCGAAGCCATTTCCGACCTCTTAAGCCCCTTAGGTCTCCTCCTCCTCCCCATCCTCCTCCTTCTCACTATCCAGTTCCTCTCCTCCGATCGCGGCTCCTTCGTCTCCGCCATCTTCTCCTCCGGCGAGCCTGACTCCATCCACCGCGTCACTGGATCCCCCGTCGGCGTTGCTCTCTTCCTCGTTCTCATTCTCTTTCTCCTCTATAATCGGATTTCTATCTTTGGCGGCGACGATGATTCCGGCGACTAA